The following are from one region of the Scylla paramamosain isolate STU-SP2022 chromosome 45, ASM3559412v1, whole genome shotgun sequence genome:
- the LOC135094306 gene encoding protein NYNRIN-like — translation MDYFTKWPEAYPLPNHEAATVAGVLVDEFFARFGVPHELHSDQGREFESAVFRECCQLLGVKKTHTTPLRPQSDGMVERYNRTLGQELAKYCQEGQEDWDLKIPLLLLAYRSAVHEVTGYTPARLMCGRELRLPVDLVTGRPPDEDLPTTITQYATALQDRLREVHHQVRGNLKVSGEAMKDRYDRRATAPPFSEGDQVWLHNPRRKKGLSPKLQSPWEGPYVVEKVISDVTFRIRQGPRKRALVVHADRLWSYHGPGSFSWGERAALLTSDEEEDKDKGLGDDEPLVMEEGGADELCPLEGALADVDAGPVVGRPRRERHPPKWSEDYVLC, via the coding sequence atggaCTACTTCACTAAATGGCCGGAAGCGTATCCGCTGCCAAACCATGAGGCTGCCACCGTGGCAGGTGTGTTAGTGGACGAGTTCTTCGCCCGGTTTGGCGTGCCGCACGAGCTGCACTCTGACCAGGGCAGGGAGTTTGAGTCAGCAGTATTCCGGGAGTGCTGCCAGTTGCTGGGCGTCAAGAAAACTCATACTACACCCCTGCGGCCGCAGTCGGATGGCATGGTGGAACGCTACAACCGCACGTTGGGGCAGGAGTTGGCCAAATATTgccaggaagggcaggaggactgGGACTTAAAAATCCCCCTGCTTCTCTTGGCCTACCGGTCCGCCGTGCATGAGGTGACCGGTTACACGCCAGCCCGGCTGATGTGTGGGCGGGAGCTCCGGCTACCAGTGGACCTCGTGACTGGCAGGCCGCCGGACGAAGACCtgcccactaccatcacccagTACGCTACAGCCCTACAGGACCGTCTCCGGGAGGTGCACCATCAGGTGAGGGGTAACCTGAAGGTGTCCGGTGAGGCGATGAAGGACCGGTACGACCGCCGGGCAACGGCACCACCCTTTAGCGAGGGGGATCAGGTGTGGCTGCACAACCCTCGGCGTAAGAAAGGATTGTCCCCTAAGCTCCAGAGCCCCTGGGAGGGGCCATACGTGGTGGAGAAGGTCATCTCGGACGTCACCTTCAGGATACGCCAAGGGCCAAGGAAGCGGGCACTGGTGGTGCACGCTGACAGGCTCTGGAGTTACCATGGCCCTGGAAGCTTCTCCTGGGGAGAGCGAGCTGCTCTCCTGAccagtgacgaagaggaggacaaggacaagggccTTGGGGACGACGAgccgctggtgatggaggaaggtggagcggATGAGTTGTGTCCCTTGGAGGGGGCACTGGCGGATGTCGACGCTGGACCTGTAGTAGGGAGACCCAGACGGGAGCGGCATCCACCCAAATGGAGTGAGGATTAtgttctttgttga